A section of the Humulus lupulus chromosome 2, drHumLupu1.1, whole genome shotgun sequence genome encodes:
- the LOC133815813 gene encoding lysine histidine transporter 1: MVGAGVLSLPYAMAQLGWGPGVVVLILSWIITLYTLWQMVEMHEMVPGKRFDRYHELGQYAFGEKLGLYIVVPQQVLVEVSVDIVYMVTGGKSLKKFHDVVCKDCKDIKLTYFIMIFASVHFVISHLPNFNSISGVSLCAAVMSLSYSTIAWVTSADKGVQPDVDYSYKAKTDSGVVFNFFTALGDVAFAYAGHNVVLEIQATIPSTPEKPSKDPMWRGVIVAYIVVAFCYFPVALIGYWVFGNKVEDNILMSLEKPAWLIGMANLFVVIHVIGSYQIYAMPVFDMIETVLVKKLNFRPTFMLRFITRNIYVVCTMFVAMTFPFFGGLLGFFGGFAFAPTTYFLPCIMWLAIYKPRKFSLSWWANWTCIVLGLLLMTVAPIGGLRQIILSSKGYKFYS, from the exons ATGGTTGGAGCTGGTGTCCTCAGTCTCCCTTATGCTATGGCACAACTAGGCTG GGGTCCTGGTGTGGTAGTCCTAATCCTCTCATGGATCATAACACTGTACACACTGTGGCAAATGGTGGAAATGCATGAAATGGTTCCAGGCAAACGTTTTGATCGATATCACGAACTGGGTCAGTATGCCTTTGGTGAAAAGCTTGGTCTTTACATTGTGGTGCCTCAGCAAGTCTTAGTTGAAGTTAGTGTCGACATAGTTTACATGGTCACTGGAGGAAAATCACTGAAGAAGTTCCATGATGTTGTTTGCAAAGACTGCAAGGACATCAAATTAACTTACTTCATTATGATCTTTGCTTCTGTTCACTTTGTAATCTCCCATCTCCCCAACTTCAACTCCATCTCGGGTGTCTCCTTATGTGCCGCGGTCATGTCCTTGAGTTACTCCACTATTGCCTGGGTAACTTCTGCGGATAAGGGTGTTCAGCCAGATGTGGATTATAGCTACAAAGCCAAAACTGACTCAGGAGTTGTGTTCAACTTCTTTACGGCCTTAGGAGATGTGGCATTTGCCTATGCTGGCCACAATGTGGTGCTTGAGATCCAAGCCACCATTCCATCAACCCCTGAGAAGCCCTCTAAGGACCCAATGTGGAGAGGTGTCATTGTGGCTTATATAGTGGTTGCATTCTGTTACTTCCCAGTTGCTTTGATTGGATATTGGGTGTTTGGAAACAAGGTTGAGGATAACATTCTCATGTCATTGGAGAAACCTGCTTGGTTAATTGGAATGGCTAACCTTTTTGTTGTTATCCATGTTATTGGAAGCTATCAG ATCTACGCCATGCCGGTGTTTGACATGATAGAAACTGTTCTGGTTAAGAAGCTTAACTTCAGGCCTACTTTCATGCTTCGTTTCATAACTCGTAACATTTATGTTG TGTGCACTATGTTTGTAGCCATGACTTTCCCTTTCTTTGGGGGTCTTCTTGGATTTTTTGGAGGATTTGCTTTTGCCCCAACAACATACTTT CTCCCTTGCATAATGTGGCTTGCCATCTACAAACCAAGGAAATTTAGCTTGTCTTGGTGGGCTAATTGG ACTTGCATTGTACTTGGACTACTTTTGATGACCGTAGCACCTATTGGAGGACTCAGACAAATCATACTCAGCTCCAAGGGCTACAAATTTTACTCTTAA